CCATGTCGCGGATGTGTTCCACCGAACCGACTTTGCTCTGTTGGCCGAAGCGCGCGCGCAGGGTTTCGCCGGGCACATCGGCGCGCACCACGAGGATGAAACTGGCGCTGTCGAGCAGGGTTTTGTCGGCGAGCATCGCCACGTGGATGCCGTAGGCTTTCTCCACAATCGGGATCGGCGTGGCTTTGCTGTCGATCAGCATCGACAGCGCTTCACGCAAGGCCGCCATCACCGGGGCGAAGCTCAAGGCCAGGTCGTCGTGCTGGTAGTGCGGGTATTCCTGGGGGCGCCGACCCGAAGTCGAGAAGGTGGAAAACTCGCCGGCCAGGCTCACCAGCTCACTGAAGAAACGCTCCGGGTGCAGCGGGCTCAACTGGCTGAAATGCTGGAGCAGCGGCTGCGCGCGGTTGACCAGTTGCAGCAGCATGAAGTCGGCAATCTCCGACGCACCACCGGCACCCGAGGCGACCACACGACCGGCCAGGGCTTCGCCACGCTGGTGCAGCAGGCCGAGCAGTTCGCTGCGAAAGGCGGTCAGCGGTTTGCTGGCGGCCACGTCGAGTACCGGTGGAATGTAAGTGTCGTCGAGCACCAGCGCGCGGTCGGCGCGTTTTTCCTTGATGCGCACCAGGCCAATGGCGGCGTAATCGCTGATGCCATCTTGTGCCGTCAACAGGCGCAGCGCGCGCGAGCCCACGGCTACCGGCGCGCGGTTTTCGAACGGGGCATTGTCATCACGGACTTCGCGCACCTGGCTGACATAACGTGCGGCGCCGAGGTCTTCGCCGTCGTCTACCGTGTCACGCGCGCCTGCGCGCTTGAGCGGCAAGGCCAGGTAGACCAGGCCGTCGCGCAGATTGTCGTCGATATTCAGCGGGCTCGGCGCCAAGTCATCCTGGGGAATATTGAACGGCGTGCCATCCGGCAACAGGCCGCGCGCCGACACGATGGCCAGCTTGCCCTGGGCCAGCAGGCCCTGGTCAATCAACAGCTCGGAAAAACCCCACGCGCCGGCAGACAACGGGCGGCTGCGGGCGTCGATCAGGTTTTCCAGGTAACGGTCATGCTGCTGGAAGTGCTGCGTTCCGATGAACATGCCTTCCGACCAGACCACGCGATTGTTCCAGGACATGGGGGCTCCGATTGCTTCTTATTGGGCAGGGCTGGATGGGGGAACCACGACGTCAGCGCGCACCGCGCGCACATCGAGGCTGATCTGGTATTCGGTGTATTGGCGCGCCGGTACGGTGAGCACCGTGCGCCATTGCGCGCGGTCCAGTTCGCGGTAGCCCACCAGCAAGCCGATTTGGCGCGTGGACGGGTCGAGGTCGCGTTGGATACTCAGTTGCTGGCCGGGCTGGACCATCACTTCGTCCTGGTCGAGCAGGTCCAGGCCGAGGGTGGATTGCGCGCGATCAGCCAGTGCGAAGTAGTCGGAGCGGCTGAAGGTGGCGGCGTTTTTCAGCTCGAAGATGCGCACCCGCACCGGGGCGGCCTGGCCGTTGGCGCCGGGGTTGAGCCCGGCAATCGCGTGAAAGTGCAGCTCGACGGCGGCGGTGTCCGCCTCGGCTTGCGCGGCGGCCTCGGGTTTGACGGCATCCTTGGCACACGCCGTCAGCAGCAGCGCGGTGGCGGCTGCGAGTAAAAACCTGGGAATCATCCTGCGTCCTCAATGACGTACTTAGCTATCCGTTTTATCCATTACTGCGTCGCGCTTTAACGACGCTGTCGTGCGCTGTGTTCTTCGTAGGCGCGACTGAATTCGCGACCAAACAAGTCCTGGAAGTCCTCTTGGGCTTCGCGGGAAATATTGCTGTAAAGCTCGGTGAACTGCTGCCAGTACTGGGCCTGGCGCGAGCCGTTAAACAGGCTCGACAGCCCGGCGGGCTTGCCCATGCGCTCTTCCAGCTGCGCCGGTTCAAAGCGCGTGAGCAGGTGTTTGATTGCCGCCTCCACACCGGCCATTACCGCCAACTGATGAGCGCGCAGGTCGTCGAAACTGTCGCGCACGGCGATGTCCGGCGCCATAAACGCTTGGTTTCCATGACGAAGCAACAGCAGTAAGGCTTCGTCGGCATTCGGTGCGAATTTCAACGGGTTGTTTTCGGCAGGCTGGATCATTGTCTGCTGCATGCGGAACTCGCCCTTGAGGCTGGCGCGGGCGCGCAATACGTCGATCAGGCCTTCGACCATCAGCCGGTAGCTGCGGCCGATGCTTTCCATCTGCGCGCGCGCGTCGGCTTTGTCGAGGCGCAGTTGGTCGAGGCCGGCGCCGCGCAGGAAGGCTTGCAAGAGGTCGGGCTGTTGGCTGTCGGCCACGGGGGGCACGGGCTCGACCACCGGTGGCGGCTGGACGACGGGCGGCGCAGCCGGCGGTGCGACGGGTGTCGGAATGCTGACAACGGGCGCAGGCGTGTCGGCAAACAGGTCCCAGTCTTCAGGAATGACTGAGCCCGACACCACCGGCTTCTCGACTACGGGCACGGCGACCGGGGTTGGCGGGCGGAAGTCGTGCTGCTCGGAGGGCACGTGGTCTGCCACGGTCGGTGGTGGCACGGCTGTCGGCGTGAGGAAGTCGAACAGGTCGGGCAGCGTGTCCATCGACGAAGCACCCTGAAACTGCGGCGCGATCACCGGCACTGGCGCTGGCGTGTTCGCCACTGCGCCCATCAGCGCTTCAAAACTGTTCGGCGAATCACCGGTAAACGGCTGGCTATCAACGGCTTGCACGTTGAAGTCGATGCGCGCCTGGATTTCGTAATCGCCGATGCGGATCAGCTCGCCATCTTGCAGCAGCTCGCTGTTGCCTCGGCGCATACGAATGCCGGCGTTAACCAGTTCCACGCCGTTGGTGCTGTTATCGGTTAAATAATAACGGCCATCTTTGTATTGAATAACACAGTGTTGCGAGGAAACCAGGCGCTCCGGATCAGGCAACACCCAGTCATTATCCGAGCTGCGGCCGATAGCCATCGAGCCCTGATTCATGGACTTTTCGGGGCACTGCCCAGGGGTAATCTTGTGATAACTAGTGATAGTCAAACACAGCGACATCTTGCCTCCTTGCTGATACTTCGCGCGCAGTCGAGTCCCGGGACGACGGTTCCCGAGAGATCCCCACCAGGTCGTGCAATCGACCTTCACAACCTGTTTTTGTCAGCATGATCGCTGATCTTAACGGGGCTCCATGACAAAAATCCTGTCCCGGTGCGCCACTCGACCCACCAGTCGCGCAGGTTGTTAAGCACCGCACATCTGTCACAGAGGGCGAATAGCTTACCTTGACAACGCGTAACTACTACACCAAAAATGCACAACTTCTTGAACATCAGTGATGGCGCATTAGTGGCACTCTGACTATATGACCAAGAAAACATGCAAAGTTCATTGCGCAACTAATGCATGCATTGCCCGGTATCTAACGGGCGGATAGGGAGATCAAATCAAGTGGATGTGCCGTTGCTGCTCGCCGCCGTTTCCGCGACTTCGCCGTGTGGCGAAGATATGGAATATGACGCGCAATTTCTCCAATTGGAGCGTGACGCCAAAGGCCAACCCGAGCGCAGCATGGGCGACTCGATCTTGCCCGCTGAACCGCCGGAATGGCGCAGCATCCAGCAGCAGAGCCTCGACCTGTTGCAGCGCAGCAAAGACCTGCGCATCACCCATTTCCTGTTGCAAAGCTCCCTCGCCCTGCAAGGCGTGGCCGGGCTGGCCGAAGTTCTGACGCTGATCAACGCGCTGCTGCGCGAATACTGGGCCGACCTGCACCCGCGCCTGGATGCCGACGACGATAACGACCCTACCGTACGCATCAATGCCCTGTCCGGCCTGACCAGCGACGCGACCATTCGCCTGCTGCGCGAAAGTATTCTTACGCGCTCGCGCACGTTCGGGCCGGTGAGCCTGCGCGCCGCGCTGAACGCCAGCGGCTTGATGAGTTTCCCCGATGAACAGCTCGGCGCCCAGCAACTCAACGCCGCGTTCCTCGACAGCGACCCCGAACAACTGCAAGCCACCCGCGACGCCTTGAGCGCCGCGCGTGCCGCCTGCGAAGCCATCGAACAACAGGTCAGCGACCAGGTCGGCTCGGCCCAGGGCGTGGACCTCAGCCTGTTGAAGCAACCGCTCAAGCAGGCGCTGCAAGTCCTCAACCAATGCGTACCGAACAGCGATACCAGCAGCGAGCCCGAGGCCGTCAGTGACGACAATGCCCCCTCGGTTGAATACGCTGCTGCCCCCGCCGCACCACGCCCGACGGGCGACATCGCCAGCCGCGATGACGTGCTGCGCAGCCTCGACAAGATCCTTGCGTACTACACCCGGCACGAGCCTTCGAGCCCGCTGCCGGTGCTGTTGAACCGGGCGAAGAATCTGGTGCACGCCGACTTCGCGGCCATCGTGCGCAATCTGATTCCCGACGGCATGTCCCAATTTGAAAACCTGCGCGGCCCGGACGACGAGTAAGCCGCCGGACTGTGCAGTAACAACACCGTCGCTCAAGCGACCAGGAGCAGCAACGTGGCGAAGCAAAGTTCTCAGAAATTCATCGCGCGCAACCGTGCGCCTCGAGTGCAGATCGAGTACGACGTCGAGCTTTACGGCGCCGAGAAAAAGGTCCAGCTGCCCTTCGTGATGGGTGTGATGGCCGACCTCGCCGGTAAGCCTGCCGAGCCTCTGGCGCCCGTGGCCGACCGCAAGTTCCTTGAAGTGGACGTCGACAACTTCGACTCGCGCCTCAAGGCCATGCAGCCGCGCGTGGCATTCCACGTACCGAACGAGCTGACCGGCGAAGGCAACCTGAGCCTGGACATCACCTTCGAAAGCATGGACGACTTCAGCCCGGCCGCCGTGGCCCGCAAGGTCGACTCGCTGAACCAGCTGCTCGAAGCCCGCACCCAGCTGGCCAACCTGCTGACCTACATGGACGGCAAGACCGGCGCTGAAGAAATCATCATGAAAGCGATCAAGGACCCGGCACTGCTGCAGGCCCTTGCGAGCGCGCCGAAGCCTGCTGGGGATCAATAATCATGACCGACAATACCGCCCGCGAAGGCGCACAGAACCTGGGTGCCACCCAAGAAGCCAGCGAGTTCGCGAACCTGCTGCTGCAAGAATTCAAACCCAAGACCGAGCGTGCCCGCGAAGCCGTGGAAACCGCCGTGCGCACCCTGGCCGAACAGGCTCTGGCACAGACGGATCTGGTCTCGAATGACGCGATCAAGTCGATTGAATCGATCATCGCCGCCATCGACGCCAAGCTCACCGCCCAGGTTAACCAGATCATCCATCACCAGGATTTCCAACAGTTGGAAAGCGCCTGGCGTGGCCTGCACTACCTGGTCAACAACACCGAGAGCGATGAGCAGCTGAAGATTCGCGTGCTCAACATCTCCAAGCCGGACCTGCACAAGACCCTGAAGAAATTCAAGGGCACCGCGTGGGACCAGAGCCCGATCTTCAAGAAGATGTACGAAGAAGAATACGGCCAGTTCGGCGGCGAACCGTACGGCTGCCTGGTCGGCGATTACTACTTCGACCAGTCGCCACCCGACGTGGAGCTGCTGGGCGAGCTGTCGAAAGTCTGCGCCGCCATGCACTCCCCGTTCATCGCTGCGGCCTCGCCGACCGTGATGGGCATGGGCTCGTGGCAGGAACTGTCGAACCCGCGCGACCTGACCAAGATCTTCACTACCCCGGAATACGCCGGCTGGCGTTCGCTGCGTGAATCGGAAGACTCGCGCTACATCGGCCTGACCATGCCGCGCTTCCTGGCGCGCCTGCCGTATGGCGCCAAGACTGACCCGGTGGAAGCCTTCGCCTTCGAAGAAAACACCGACGGCGCCGACAGCTCCAAGTACACCTGGGCCAACGCCGCGTACGCGATGGCGGTGAACATCAACCGTTCGTTCAAACACTACGGCTGGTGCTCGCGCATCCGTGGCGTGGAATCCGGCGGTGAAGTGGAAAACCTGCCTGCCCACACGTTCCCGACCGATGACGGCGGCGTGGACATGAAGTGCCCGACCGAAATCGCCATCAGCGACCGCCGTGAAGCGGAGCTGGCGAAAAACGGTTTCATGCCGCTGCTGCACAAGAAAAACACCGACTTCGCGGCCTTCATCGGCGCCCAGTCGTTGCAGAAACCGGCCGAATACGACGACCCGGACGCCACCGCCAACGCCAACCTGGCCGCGCGCCTGCCGTACCTGTTCGCCACCTGCCGTTTCGCGCATTACTTGAAGTGCATCGTGCGCGACAAGATCGGTTCCTTCAAAGAGAAGGACGAGATGCAGCGCTGGTTGCAGGACTGGATCCTCAACTACGTCGACGGCGACCCGGCGTACTCCACCGAAACCACCAAGGCCCAGCACCCGTTGGCGGCTGCCGAAGTGATCGTGGAAGACGTCGAAGGCAACCCGGGTTACTACAACTCCAAGTTCTACCTGCGCCCGCACTATCAGCTCGAAGGGCTGACCGTGTCGCTGCGCCTGGTATCGAAGCTGCCTTCGGCGAAAAGCGCATAACCACGAATGAGCCGGCTCTTCTGTGGGAGCCGGGCTTGCCCGCGATGCAGGCGGCGCGGTCTGCCAGTCAGACCGCGGTGATGCAATCGCAGGCAAGCCAGCTCCCACAGAACAGCATTGCCCATTGGGCTTAAACAAATATCGTGGCTGAGTCCACACAGGGAGAAAACATGGCTGTTGATATTTTCATCAAGATCGGCGACATCAAGGGCGAGTCCATGGACAAGGCCCACAAGGACGAAATCGACGTGCTGAACTGGAGCTGGGGCATGGCTCAGTCCGGCAACATGCACGTTGGCGGTGGTGGCGGCGCGGGCAAGGTGAATATCCAGGACCTGTCGCTGACCAAGTACGTCGACAAAGCCTCGCCGAACCTGATGATGCACTGCGCCAGCGGCAAGCACATCGACAAGGTCAAGCTGACCGTGCGCAAGGCCGGTGGCGAAAGCCAGGTCGAGTACATGGTGATCAACCTGGAAGAAGTGCTGGTCACATCCCTGAGCACCGGCGGCTCGGGCACCGATGATCGCCTGACCGAAAACGTCACCCTGAACTTTGCCCAAGTGATGGTCGACTACCAGCCGCAGAAAGCCGACGGCACCAAAGACGGCGGCGCGATCAAGTTTGGCTGGAACATCCGTTCCAACACCAAGCGCTGATAAACCCGGTGGCCGTGGCTCTCCGCCACGGCCCCAGGTATCTGCCCCTCGCAAAAACAGTCCCTCTCACAACCCGTCCGTGGAGCTGCTTTGGTGGTAACTGAAATCGCTTCCCGCGACCGTCTGCAACCGTCCCTGTTGGACCGGTTGACCGACGACGACCCAACCAACCCCAAGGAAAGCGCCGACAAACGCGTGCTGTCCCTGACCCAATTGAAAGCCTCGGTTCTGCGCGACCTGGCGTGGCTGCTCAACACCACGTCGTTGCTGGATGCCGATGCCACGCTGCACACCCCGGCCGGTACGTCGGTGGTCAATTACGGCCTGCCGGCACTCGCGGGCAACAGTGTTTCCAGTGTCGATATCAAGGCGCTGGAAGCGTTGATCTACCAGGCCATCGCCACCTTTGAGCCACGCATTTTGCGCCACACCTTGCGCGTCAAAGCCCGCGTCGGCCACGGCGAGATGAACCACAACGCGCTGAGTTTCGAGATTGAGGGCGACCTGTGGGCGCAGCCGGTGCCGTTGCGCCTGTTGCTGCAAACCGACCTCGACCTGGAATCCGGCCACGTACGCGTGGTAAATGCCGACCAGCGGAGGCGCCCATGAACCCGCGCCTGCTGGAGCTGTACAACCAGGAACTGCACCACGTGCGCGAAAGCGCTGCCGAGTTCGCCAAGGAATACCCGAAGATCGCCAGTCGGCTGACTTTGTCCGGCATGGACTGCGCCGACCCGTATGTCGAACGCTTGCTCGAAGGTTTTGCCTACCTGACTGCCCGCGTCCAGCTCAAGCTCGACGCCGAGTACCCGACCTTCACCCACAACCTGCTGGAAATTGCCTACCCGCACTACCTGGCGCCGACGCCGTCGATGACCGTGGTGCAATTGCAGACCGACCCCGACGAAGGCTCACTGGCCAGCGGTTTTGCGCTGCCGCGCGACACCGTGTTGCGCGCCGCCCTGGGCCGCGAAACCCAAACCTGCTGCGAGTACCGCACCGCGCACCCGGTGACGCTGTGGCCGTTGCAGGTCAGTGGCGCCGAGTACTTCGGCAACCCCGCCGCCGTGCTCGGGCGCCTGGCCGCCAGCGAGCCGAAAGCCAAGGCCGGTTTGCGCCTGACCTTGCGCACCGGCGCCGAATTGCCGTTCAACAGCCTCGACCTCGACAGCCTGCCGCTGTACCTCAGCGGCGCCGACGAGCAGCCGTTCCGTCTTTACGAACAATTGCTCGGCAATGCCTGCGCGGTGTTTGCACGCAAGCCCGGTGGCGATTGGGTCGAGCGCCTGCCGCAAGACGCGTTGCGCTCACGCGGTTTTGACGACGCCGACGCCGCCATGCCGGTGGTGGCCCGCGCGTTTCAGGGCTATCGGCTGTTGCAGGAATACTTCGCCCTGCCCCACCGTTTCCTGTTCGTCGAATTCGCCGAACTGAGCCGCGCGGTCAAACGCTGCGACGGCCAGGAGCTGGAACTGATCGTGCTGTTCGACCGCCATGAGCCGAGCCTGGAAGGCAGCGTCGGTGCGGCGCAATTCATGCCGTTCTGCACGCCGGCGATCAACCTGTTCCCCAAACGCGTGGACCGTATTCATTTGTCTGACCGCGTCAACGAACACCACGTGATTGCCGACCGCACGCGGCCGATGGATTTCGAGATTCATTCGCTGAACGGCATCACCGGCCATGGCACCGGGCCGGAGCAGCCGTTCCTGCCGTTCTACGCGGTGCGTGATCCGTCGCGCTATGGCCGCGATCAGGCTTACTACACACTGCGCCGCGAGCCGCGCGTGTTGTCCAGCGACCAGCGCCGCAACGGCCCTCGCTCTACGTACGTGGGCAGCGAAACCTTTGTCAGCCTGGTCGACAGCCAGC
The sequence above is a segment of the Pseudomonas sp. R76 genome. Coding sequences within it:
- the tssK gene encoding type VI secretion system baseplate subunit TssK, giving the protein MSWNNRVVWSEGMFIGTQHFQQHDRYLENLIDARSRPLSAGAWGFSELLIDQGLLAQGKLAIVSARGLLPDGTPFNIPQDDLAPSPLNIDDNLRDGLVYLALPLKRAGARDTVDDGEDLGAARYVSQVREVRDDNAPFENRAPVAVGSRALRLLTAQDGISDYAAIGLVRIKEKRADRALVLDDTYIPPVLDVAASKPLTAFRSELLGLLHQRGEALAGRVVASGAGGASEIADFMLLQLVNRAQPLLQHFSQLSPLHPERFFSELVSLAGEFSTFSTSGRRPQEYPHYQHDDLALSFAPVMAALREALSMLIDSKATPIPIVEKAYGIHVAMLADKTLLDSASFILVVRADVPGETLRARFGQQSKVGSVEHIRDMVNLQLPGIGLLPLPVAPRQIPYHAGSTYYELDRGSEYWQQLNNSGGFAFHIAGQFPGLNLAFWAIRG
- the tssC gene encoding type VI secretion system contractile sheath large subunit, with product MTDNTAREGAQNLGATQEASEFANLLLQEFKPKTERAREAVETAVRTLAEQALAQTDLVSNDAIKSIESIIAAIDAKLTAQVNQIIHHQDFQQLESAWRGLHYLVNNTESDEQLKIRVLNISKPDLHKTLKKFKGTAWDQSPIFKKMYEEEYGQFGGEPYGCLVGDYYFDQSPPDVELLGELSKVCAAMHSPFIAAASPTVMGMGSWQELSNPRDLTKIFTTPEYAGWRSLRESEDSRYIGLTMPRFLARLPYGAKTDPVEAFAFEENTDGADSSKYTWANAAYAMAVNINRSFKHYGWCSRIRGVESGGEVENLPAHTFPTDDGGVDMKCPTEIAISDRREAELAKNGFMPLLHKKNTDFAAFIGAQSLQKPAEYDDPDATANANLAARLPYLFATCRFAHYLKCIVRDKIGSFKEKDEMQRWLQDWILNYVDGDPAYSTETTKAQHPLAAAEVIVEDVEGNPGYYNSKFYLRPHYQLEGLTVSLRLVSKLPSAKSA
- the tagH gene encoding type VI secretion system-associated FHA domain protein TagH encodes the protein MSLCLTITSYHKITPGQCPEKSMNQGSMAIGRSSDNDWVLPDPERLVSSQHCVIQYKDGRYYLTDNSTNGVELVNAGIRMRRGNSELLQDGELIRIGDYEIQARIDFNVQAVDSQPFTGDSPNSFEALMGAVANTPAPVPVIAPQFQGASSMDTLPDLFDFLTPTAVPPPTVADHVPSEQHDFRPPTPVAVPVVEKPVVSGSVIPEDWDLFADTPAPVVSIPTPVAPPAAPPVVQPPPVVEPVPPVADSQQPDLLQAFLRGAGLDQLRLDKADARAQMESIGRSYRLMVEGLIDVLRARASLKGEFRMQQTMIQPAENNPLKFAPNADEALLLLLRHGNQAFMAPDIAVRDSFDDLRAHQLAVMAGVEAAIKHLLTRFEPAQLEERMGKPAGLSSLFNGSRQAQYWQQFTELYSNISREAQEDFQDLFGREFSRAYEEHSARQRR
- a CDS encoding Hcp family type VI secretion system effector, which gives rise to MAVDIFIKIGDIKGESMDKAHKDEIDVLNWSWGMAQSGNMHVGGGGGAGKVNIQDLSLTKYVDKASPNLMMHCASGKHIDKVKLTVRKAGGESQVEYMVINLEEVLVTSLSTGGSGTDDRLTENVTLNFAQVMVDYQPQKADGTKDGGAIKFGWNIRSNTKR
- the tssE gene encoding type VI secretion system baseplate subunit TssE — protein: MVTEIASRDRLQPSLLDRLTDDDPTNPKESADKRVLSLTQLKASVLRDLAWLLNTTSLLDADATLHTPAGTSVVNYGLPALAGNSVSSVDIKALEALIYQAIATFEPRILRHTLRVKARVGHGEMNHNALSFEIEGDLWAQPVPLRLLLQTDLDLESGHVRVVNADQRRRP
- the tssF gene encoding type VI secretion system baseplate subunit TssF, producing MNPRLLELYNQELHHVRESAAEFAKEYPKIASRLTLSGMDCADPYVERLLEGFAYLTARVQLKLDAEYPTFTHNLLEIAYPHYLAPTPSMTVVQLQTDPDEGSLASGFALPRDTVLRAALGRETQTCCEYRTAHPVTLWPLQVSGAEYFGNPAAVLGRLAASEPKAKAGLRLTLRTGAELPFNSLDLDSLPLYLSGADEQPFRLYEQLLGNACAVFARKPGGDWVERLPQDALRSRGFDDADAAMPVVARAFQGYRLLQEYFALPHRFLFVEFAELSRAVKRCDGQELELIVLFDRHEPSLEGSVGAAQFMPFCTPAINLFPKRVDRIHLSDRVNEHHVIADRTRPMDFEIHSLNGITGHGTGPEQPFLPFYAVRDPSRYGRDQAYYTLRREPRVLSSDQRRNGPRSTYVGSETFVSLVDSQQAPYRHDLRQLGVTALCTNRDLPLFMSVGNGKTDFTLADSAPVLSVRCVAGPSRPRASHAHDAKAWRLISQLSLNYLSLSEQGQGAGALRELLRLYGDSNDAALQLQIEGLREVSSKAVTRRLPMPGPIVFGRGLEITLEFDENAFRGTGVFLLGAVLERFLARYVSINSFTETVIRTTERGEIMRWKAKPGRRPTL
- the tssA gene encoding type VI secretion system protein TssA, translating into MDVPLLLAAVSATSPCGEDMEYDAQFLQLERDAKGQPERSMGDSILPAEPPEWRSIQQQSLDLLQRSKDLRITHFLLQSSLALQGVAGLAEVLTLINALLREYWADLHPRLDADDDNDPTVRINALSGLTSDATIRLLRESILTRSRTFGPVSLRAALNASGLMSFPDEQLGAQQLNAAFLDSDPEQLQATRDALSAARAACEAIEQQVSDQVGSAQGVDLSLLKQPLKQALQVLNQCVPNSDTSSEPEAVSDDNAPSVEYAAAPAAPRPTGDIASRDDVLRSLDKILAYYTRHEPSSPLPVLLNRAKNLVHADFAAIVRNLIPDGMSQFENLRGPDDE
- the tssJ gene encoding type VI secretion system lipoprotein TssJ, with amino-acid sequence MIPRFLLAAATALLLTACAKDAVKPEAAAQAEADTAAVELHFHAIAGLNPGANGQAAPVRVRIFELKNAATFSRSDYFALADRAQSTLGLDLLDQDEVMVQPGQQLSIQRDLDPSTRQIGLLVGYRELDRAQWRTVLTVPARQYTEYQISLDVRAVRADVVVPPSSPAQ
- the tssB gene encoding type VI secretion system contractile sheath small subunit codes for the protein MAKQSSQKFIARNRAPRVQIEYDVELYGAEKKVQLPFVMGVMADLAGKPAEPLAPVADRKFLEVDVDNFDSRLKAMQPRVAFHVPNELTGEGNLSLDITFESMDDFSPAAVARKVDSLNQLLEARTQLANLLTYMDGKTGAEEIIMKAIKDPALLQALASAPKPAGDQ